The following are encoded together in the Lathyrus oleraceus cultivar Zhongwan6 chromosome 3, CAAS_Psat_ZW6_1.0, whole genome shotgun sequence genome:
- the LOC127130391 gene encoding uncharacterized protein LOC127130391, with protein MGHRDVECRSSEDKCFKCGKSGHKVVDCKGNIVTCYKCGEKDYISTTCQKPKKDQTRGNLFALSGAETTSDERLIRVFPEDISNLPPEREVEFAIDLVPDMILVSMAPYRMSASELSDMKK; from the exons ATGGGACATCGTGATGTCGAGTGTCGGAGTTCCGAGGataaatgtttcaagtgtgggaagTCGGGTCATAAGGTCGTTGACTGCAAGGGTAATATTGTAACTTGCTATAAATGTGGAGAGAAAGACTACATCAGTACTACTTGTCAGAAACCTAAGAAGGATCAGACTAGAGGAAATTTGTTTGCCTTGTCGGGAGCAGAGACTACCAGTGATGAAAGATTAATTCGAG TGTTTCCTGAAGACATCAGTAATttaccgccagagcgtgaggTTGAGTTTGCTATAGATTTGGTACCAGATATGATTCTAGTGTCAATGGCTCCTTATAGAATGTCAGCTTCAGAGTTGAGTGATATGAAGAAGTAA